In Microbacterium foliorum, the following proteins share a genomic window:
- a CDS encoding Fic family protein, which translates to MDLQMFQNSAMGSLVPIDGHDPQLGPWAHKAFVPVPLASEMPDLTTATFLAVSDARAALAALDSTSRQLPNPQLLRLPTLRREAQSTSALEGTYAPLAAVLTADENNASTAELVEVLNYVRMANLGFDKIARGQTISVSLLSELQGVLMRGTPLHAVSGRVRDNQVVIGRRPDADVLGFPAHAARFIPSPPGLQLEANLRDLADWMQRPHGGHIDPVVAAAMSHYQFETLHPFRDGNGRLGRFLIVLHLQLSGVLEEPTLTVSPWFESRRQDYYDMLFGVSADGDWDSFVRFFARGLQAAADQTRRQMVALVAVQTELKELVRASTLRADSAHALVDLAVANPSFTVRKVESDLNLSYTRANKLVGQLVDLRILRQVPGDTYDRRFFAPRVLRTLTDDT; encoded by the coding sequence GTGGACCTTCAAATGTTCCAGAACTCAGCCATGGGATCACTCGTGCCGATCGACGGCCACGACCCCCAACTCGGGCCCTGGGCCCACAAAGCGTTCGTGCCGGTGCCCCTCGCGAGCGAAATGCCCGATCTGACCACTGCAACCTTTTTGGCCGTGTCCGATGCCCGCGCGGCATTGGCCGCACTCGACAGTACCTCCCGGCAACTACCGAACCCTCAGCTGCTCCGGCTGCCCACGTTGCGAAGAGAGGCACAGAGCACTTCCGCGCTCGAGGGGACGTACGCTCCTCTGGCTGCCGTTCTCACAGCCGACGAGAACAACGCCTCCACCGCCGAACTCGTCGAGGTCCTGAACTACGTTCGAATGGCCAACCTTGGGTTCGACAAGATCGCGCGAGGGCAGACGATCTCCGTTTCGTTGCTCAGCGAGCTACAGGGAGTCCTGATGAGGGGCACGCCCTTGCATGCCGTGTCGGGGCGGGTAAGAGACAACCAGGTCGTTATCGGCAGACGTCCCGATGCCGACGTGCTCGGGTTTCCCGCGCATGCGGCCCGATTCATCCCGTCGCCCCCCGGCCTCCAGCTGGAGGCGAACCTGCGCGATCTCGCCGATTGGATGCAGCGGCCTCACGGCGGCCACATCGATCCAGTCGTTGCAGCTGCGATGTCTCACTACCAGTTCGAGACTCTCCATCCCTTCCGCGACGGCAACGGCAGACTGGGACGGTTCCTCATCGTGTTGCATCTCCAGCTCAGTGGAGTGCTCGAGGAACCCACGCTCACGGTGTCACCTTGGTTTGAGTCGCGCCGCCAGGACTACTACGACATGCTTTTCGGAGTCAGCGCCGACGGAGACTGGGATAGTTTCGTACGCTTTTTCGCACGCGGTCTGCAAGCCGCGGCGGATCAGACCCGTCGCCAAATGGTCGCGCTAGTGGCAGTACAGACGGAACTAAAAGAACTCGTGAGAGCCTCCACCCTTCGAGCAGACTCCGCCCACGCGCTGGTCGATCTTGCCGTAGCCAATCCATCCTTCACCGTGCGAAAGGTGGAGTCAGATCTGAACCTGTCGTACACGCGGGCGAACAAGCTTGTCGGTCAACTCGTCGATCTGCGCATCCTCCGCCAAGTACCCGGTGACACCTATGATCGACGATTCTTTGCTCCGAGAGTGCTCAGAACTCTCACGGATGACACGTGA
- a CDS encoding PadR family transcriptional regulator — translation MNNAFPSNPFGGSGFGSGPGGPASAIFDAMEQLRKTFEQRPSGGSRMAKGDVRTAVLSLLAEKPMHGYQIINEIADRSGGTWKPSAGSVYPTLQLLADEGLIEADEQNGRKTYSLTEAGRAVAAEHTETRAPWESQSKGEGSHDNPRYSALPKAGVDLAAAAAAVGRSGSTEQVQQAVEILDEARRRLYSILAQD, via the coding sequence ATGAACAACGCATTCCCCTCGAACCCGTTCGGCGGATCCGGCTTCGGCTCGGGCCCCGGCGGACCCGCATCCGCGATCTTCGATGCCATGGAGCAGCTCCGCAAGACGTTCGAGCAGCGCCCCAGTGGCGGCTCGCGCATGGCGAAGGGCGACGTCCGCACCGCGGTGCTGTCGCTGCTCGCCGAGAAGCCGATGCACGGCTACCAGATCATCAACGAGATCGCCGACCGCAGCGGCGGCACGTGGAAGCCCAGCGCAGGCTCGGTCTACCCCACGCTGCAGCTGCTCGCAGACGAGGGCCTCATCGAGGCTGACGAGCAGAACGGTCGCAAGACCTACTCGCTCACCGAAGCCGGCCGTGCCGTCGCCGCCGAGCACACCGAGACGCGGGCGCCGTGGGAGTCGCAGTCGAAGGGCGAGGGCTCGCACGACAACCCCCGCTACAGCGCACTGCCCAAGGCCGGCGTCGACCTCGCCGCGGCAGCTGCGGCCGTCGGCCGCAGCGGCAGCACCGAGCAGGTGCAGCAGGCGGTCGAGATCCTCGACGAGGCCCGCCGTAGGCTGTACTCGATCCTCGCTCAGGACTGA
- a CDS encoding BCCT family transporter — protein MDTPDDNPTSRTDAPKTNTAAVRQAAKATEAAQKIVRDIAAVPPRGVHPALVPGVSVEETGRTYRTDPLVFGIAVALTIAFIAWGVFAGDNLSGTTATVLAWVVEYFGFFFTTIATVILVFMLFIGFSRYGRIPLGRDDEEPEFSMFSWISMLFAAGMGIGLVFWGAAEPLTFFETPPPGTVEANTLEAMHTAQAQVLYHWGPQAWAFYALVGGAIAYGAFRRGRTPLISSIFAPLLGEGRTTGPLGRTIDIFSIIVTLFGTAASLGLGALQIGHGVEIVSGIGELGNGVLIAAIAVLTACFIASAVSGVSKGIRALSNINAVVALLLAFFVFFVGPTLLILNVIPSVAVQFLGDLPEMVARSASQGDEAQMFLSSWTIFYWAWWISWSPFVGMFIAKISRGRTLRQFVSVVIVVPAVISLVWFAIFGTTAIQQQMDGANLTVDPPEEVLFGVLENLPFPLITSIVLILLISIFFITGADSASLVMGTLSQQGRPEPSRWVAVVWGVLVGVIAAVLLVTGEEGSGLKSLQNVTIIAALPFAVIMAFMMVAFMKDLRRDPMILRERYARMAVRHSVMAGLEEYGDDFALVPVEYDHSEDDLAWIDEADVDDSLAEVYATATEAIDIIPASDGTAADAGADADADADADAGSGSDPGSDAAGLAERPS, from the coding sequence ATGGACACTCCGGACGACAACCCCACCTCACGGACCGACGCTCCGAAGACCAACACCGCAGCAGTCCGCCAAGCCGCGAAGGCCACGGAAGCCGCGCAGAAGATCGTCCGCGACATCGCCGCGGTGCCGCCGCGCGGCGTGCACCCGGCGCTCGTGCCCGGCGTCTCGGTTGAAGAGACCGGTCGCACGTACCGCACCGATCCGCTCGTCTTCGGCATCGCGGTCGCGCTGACCATCGCCTTTATCGCCTGGGGAGTCTTCGCGGGCGACAACCTCTCTGGAACGACCGCGACCGTGCTCGCATGGGTCGTCGAGTACTTCGGCTTCTTCTTTACGACGATCGCCACCGTCATCCTCGTCTTCATGCTGTTCATCGGCTTCAGTCGCTACGGACGCATCCCGCTCGGCCGTGACGACGAAGAGCCCGAGTTCTCGATGTTCTCGTGGATCTCGATGCTGTTCGCCGCCGGCATGGGCATCGGTCTCGTCTTCTGGGGCGCGGCCGAGCCGCTGACCTTCTTCGAGACCCCTCCGCCCGGCACCGTCGAAGCCAACACTCTCGAGGCCATGCACACCGCCCAGGCCCAGGTGCTCTACCACTGGGGCCCGCAGGCGTGGGCCTTCTACGCACTCGTCGGTGGCGCGATCGCCTATGGTGCGTTCCGCCGCGGTCGCACCCCGCTGATCTCGTCGATCTTCGCTCCGCTGCTGGGCGAGGGCCGCACGACCGGCCCCCTCGGCCGCACGATCGACATCTTCTCGATCATCGTGACCCTGTTCGGCACCGCCGCATCGCTGGGCCTCGGAGCCCTGCAGATCGGCCACGGCGTCGAGATCGTCAGCGGCATCGGCGAGCTCGGCAACGGTGTGCTCATCGCGGCGATCGCCGTGCTCACGGCCTGCTTCATCGCATCCGCCGTCTCGGGCGTCTCGAAGGGCATCCGCGCGCTGTCGAACATCAACGCGGTCGTCGCGCTGCTGCTCGCCTTCTTCGTGTTCTTCGTCGGCCCGACGCTGCTCATCCTCAACGTCATCCCCTCCGTCGCCGTGCAGTTCCTCGGCGATCTGCCCGAGATGGTCGCCCGCTCGGCATCGCAGGGCGATGAGGCGCAGATGTTCCTGTCGAGCTGGACGATCTTCTACTGGGCGTGGTGGATCTCGTGGTCGCCGTTCGTCGGCATGTTCATCGCCAAGATCTCGCGCGGCCGCACGCTGCGCCAGTTCGTGTCGGTCGTCATCGTCGTGCCCGCCGTCATCTCGCTCGTGTGGTTCGCGATCTTCGGCACGACGGCGATCCAGCAGCAGATGGACGGCGCGAACCTCACCGTGGATCCGCCCGAGGAAGTGCTCTTCGGCGTGCTCGAGAACCTTCCGTTCCCGCTGATCACGAGCATCGTCCTCATCCTGCTCATCTCGATCTTCTTCATCACCGGTGCCGATTCGGCCTCGCTCGTGATGGGCACGCTCTCGCAGCAGGGTCGCCCCGAGCCGTCGCGCTGGGTCGCTGTGGTGTGGGGTGTGCTGGTCGGAGTCATCGCCGCGGTGCTGCTCGTCACCGGCGAAGAGGGCAGTGGGCTCAAGTCGCTGCAGAATGTCACGATCATCGCCGCTCTGCCGTTCGCGGTGATCATGGCGTTCATGATGGTCGCGTTCATGAAGGACCTGCGGCGGGATCCGATGATCCTGCGCGAACGCTATGCCCGTATGGCCGTGCGCCACAGCGTCATGGCCGGTCTCGAGGAGTACGGCGACGACTTCGCCCTCGTGCCCGTCGAATACGACCACTCCGAAGACGACCTCGCCTGGATCGACGAGGCCGACGTCGACGACAGCCTCGCCGAGGTCTACGCGACGGCGACCGAGGCGATCGACATCATCCCGGCCTCCGACGGAACCGCTGCGGATGCGGGTGCCGATGCGGATGCGGATGCTGATGCGGATGCCGGTTCGGGTTCGGACCCCGGTTCAGACGCGGCCGGCCTCGCCGAGCGCCCTTCCTGA
- a CDS encoding ABC1 kinase family protein: MTDAAAQGAHRARYRRIVSFAAREFLKVWWFELVLPRFGMSALAERTRAPRMQRFAKRFHVLAVELGGLMIKVGQFMSSRLDVLPPEITKELEGLQDEVPAVPFSGIRAAAEAELGMPLEQAYAWFDENPVAAASLGQAHRARLSAQDAADTGLGDVVVKVQRPGIDEIVAVDLAALRRVARWAMRVRLVSDRVDAPGLVEEFAQTSLEEIDYLHEAASAERFRENFAGDPRVSAPEIVWERSTRRVLTLSDVTAIKINDTDALRAAGIDPSEVADVFAEVMFDQVFTHSFVHADPHPGNIFVTPEPESTAGRNFRLTFIDFGMMAEVPDTLRNGLRTLLIAVAGRDSRGLVTAAQEIGVLLPSADTAELERALRALFARFGGMGFAELSKVDPREFTDFADEFGDMVRSLPLQLPENMLLLIRAVSLTSGMCSSLDPSFNVWDAAEPYAARLLRDESGNLMQDMAQQAMETAAVTYRLPKRIDAIITRVDDGNVTFDTSALERRLDRLEGIARRIGSGVLFAAMLVGGALLVPSLPPLGITLICVSALPLLHSVFGGRRGLR; encoded by the coding sequence ATGACGGATGCTGCGGCGCAGGGCGCCCATCGTGCCCGGTACCGCCGCATCGTGTCGTTCGCGGCGCGCGAGTTCCTCAAGGTCTGGTGGTTCGAGCTCGTCCTGCCGCGCTTCGGCATGAGTGCGCTCGCAGAGCGCACCCGCGCCCCGCGCATGCAGCGCTTCGCGAAGCGGTTCCACGTGCTCGCGGTCGAGCTCGGCGGACTCATGATCAAGGTCGGGCAGTTCATGTCGTCGCGCCTCGACGTGCTGCCCCCTGAGATCACGAAAGAGCTCGAGGGGCTGCAGGACGAGGTTCCGGCCGTGCCGTTCTCCGGCATCCGCGCCGCCGCCGAGGCCGAACTCGGCATGCCGCTCGAGCAGGCGTACGCATGGTTCGACGAGAATCCGGTGGCCGCGGCATCCCTCGGTCAGGCGCACCGCGCGCGCCTGTCTGCGCAGGATGCCGCCGACACCGGCCTCGGCGACGTGGTCGTCAAGGTGCAGCGCCCCGGCATCGACGAGATCGTCGCGGTCGACCTCGCGGCTCTGCGCCGCGTGGCGCGGTGGGCGATGCGCGTCAGGCTCGTCAGCGACCGGGTCGACGCCCCCGGCCTGGTCGAGGAGTTCGCGCAGACGAGCCTCGAGGAGATCGACTACCTGCACGAGGCCGCGAGCGCCGAGCGTTTCCGCGAGAACTTCGCCGGAGACCCGCGCGTCAGCGCCCCCGAGATCGTCTGGGAGCGCTCGACGCGTCGCGTGCTCACGCTGTCTGACGTCACGGCGATCAAGATCAACGACACGGATGCTCTGCGCGCGGCGGGCATCGATCCGTCGGAGGTCGCGGATGTGTTCGCCGAGGTCATGTTCGACCAGGTGTTCACGCACAGCTTCGTGCACGCCGACCCGCACCCCGGCAACATCTTCGTGACGCCCGAGCCGGAGTCCACGGCGGGCAGGAACTTCCGCCTCACCTTCATCGACTTCGGCATGATGGCCGAGGTGCCCGACACTCTCCGCAACGGCCTGCGCACGCTGCTGATCGCGGTCGCCGGTCGCGACAGCCGCGGGCTGGTCACCGCAGCTCAAGAGATCGGCGTGCTGCTGCCGTCGGCCGACACCGCCGAGCTCGAACGGGCGCTCCGGGCGCTGTTCGCCCGCTTCGGCGGCATGGGCTTCGCGGAGCTGAGCAAGGTCGACCCCCGTGAGTTCACGGACTTCGCCGACGAGTTCGGCGACATGGTGCGCTCGCTGCCGCTGCAGCTGCCCGAGAACATGCTGCTGCTGATCCGCGCGGTGTCGCTGACCTCGGGCATGTGCTCGAGCCTCGACCCCTCGTTCAACGTGTGGGATGCCGCCGAGCCCTACGCCGCACGGCTGCTGCGCGACGAGTCGGGCAACCTCATGCAGGACATGGCGCAGCAGGCCATGGAGACGGCCGCCGTCACCTATCGCCTGCCCAAGCGCATCGACGCGATCATCACCCGCGTCGACGACGGCAACGTCACGTTCGACACGTCGGCCCTCGAACGCCGCCTCGACCGACTCGAGGGCATCGCCCGACGCATCGGGTCGGGGGTGCTGTTCGCCGCGATGCTCGTCGGCGGCGCGCTGCTCGTTCCTTCCCTTCCGCCGCTCGGCATCACCCTCATCTGCGTCTCGGCGCTGCCGCTGCTGCACTCGGTCTTCGGCGGGCGCCGCGGCCTGCGCTGA
- a CDS encoding glycosyltransferase family 2 protein, whose translation MSVVVPVFRPGAAFDELIASLDRQTLDHDRFEVLLCDDGSGEETAARLVEIARDRPYIRVAYLPHSGWPGTPRNHGIDDARGTYIQFVDQDDWLYDGALEALCDYADQHASDVVVGKEVGIGRRLPSRIFRKDIPRARLGQDPLLEMLTPHKMFRTSFLREKRIRFPDGKVRLEDHLFVMRAYFEASTISILASQPCYAWVKHAGSASSSRIEPETYFPHLEAVLDLVERYTEPGRLRDRLLRHWFRGKILKRVSGKKYAGYPEEYRARLLDVVIPLARRRFGPGVDGGLAFPNRIRAALLRADRRADLLTFARFEAELACRAVVTSARWSRGGGLYLTIDVSITRDGQDALVFESGTGVMTSLPIAMDGLPTGVVEAGRELQNDHVELLWRDKAAGVERRVARLQPRNLGAIAVAIDPLRVFRPDDETRGAKLFVTVRRAGWTFDVPLTADAETLAAAGRSPLFAGRTCTPVAGRGGTVELRRQWPGGRLKDLAGRAVRRVRSGSQKK comes from the coding sequence GTGAGCGTGGTCGTCCCCGTGTTCCGACCGGGGGCGGCGTTCGACGAGCTGATCGCCTCTCTCGATCGACAGACACTCGATCACGACCGGTTCGAGGTGCTGCTGTGCGACGACGGCTCGGGCGAGGAGACAGCGGCCCGATTGGTCGAGATCGCGCGCGATCGTCCCTACATCCGCGTCGCGTACCTGCCGCACTCGGGGTGGCCGGGAACCCCGCGCAACCACGGCATCGACGATGCACGCGGCACGTACATCCAGTTCGTCGATCAGGACGACTGGCTCTATGACGGCGCCCTCGAAGCCCTGTGCGACTACGCCGACCAGCATGCATCCGATGTCGTGGTCGGCAAGGAGGTGGGCATCGGACGCCGGCTGCCGAGTCGCATCTTCCGGAAGGACATCCCGCGCGCCCGCCTCGGCCAGGATCCGCTGCTCGAGATGCTCACGCCGCACAAGATGTTCCGCACCTCGTTCCTGCGCGAGAAGCGCATCCGCTTCCCCGACGGCAAGGTGCGGCTCGAGGATCACCTGTTCGTGATGCGGGCATACTTCGAGGCGTCGACGATCTCGATCCTCGCGAGCCAGCCGTGCTACGCGTGGGTCAAGCACGCGGGCAGTGCGAGTTCATCGCGGATCGAACCCGAGACGTACTTCCCCCACCTCGAGGCCGTTCTCGACCTGGTCGAGCGGTACACCGAGCCCGGGCGCCTGCGCGACAGGCTGCTGCGGCACTGGTTCCGCGGCAAGATCCTCAAGCGGGTGTCGGGCAAGAAGTACGCCGGGTATCCCGAGGAGTACCGCGCACGTCTGCTCGACGTCGTGATCCCGCTCGCGCGACGTCGCTTCGGTCCCGGTGTCGACGGGGGCCTGGCCTTTCCGAACCGCATCCGAGCCGCACTGCTCCGCGCCGACCGGCGTGCCGACCTGCTGACGTTCGCCCGTTTCGAGGCCGAGCTCGCATGCCGCGCGGTCGTGACCTCAGCGCGGTGGTCGCGCGGCGGCGGGCTGTATCTGACGATCGATGTCTCGATCACCCGCGACGGGCAGGACGCTCTCGTGTTCGAGTCCGGCACGGGCGTGATGACATCGCTGCCCATCGCGATGGACGGCCTGCCGACCGGGGTCGTCGAAGCAGGGCGCGAGCTGCAGAACGATCATGTCGAGCTGCTGTGGCGCGACAAGGCCGCCGGAGTCGAGCGTCGCGTGGCGCGTCTGCAACCGCGGAATCTCGGCGCGATCGCCGTCGCCATCGACCCTCTGAGGGTGTTCCGGCCCGATGATGAGACGCGCGGCGCGAAGCTGTTCGTGACGGTGCGTCGCGCGGGCTGGACTTTCGACGTCCCCCTCACCGCGGATGCCGAGACGCTCGCCGCAGCCGGACGCTCACCGCTGTTCGCGGGTCGCACCTGCACGCCCGTCGCCGGACGCGGTGGCACCGTCGAACTGCGTCGGCAGTGGCCCGGCGGGCGGCTCAAAGACCTGGCCGGTCGTGCGGTGCGCCGCGTGCGGAGCGGGTCGCAGAAGAAGTGA
- a CDS encoding CsbD family protein, translated as MGLDDKIKNAAQDIAGKAKEAAGKVTDNEKLEAEGRADQAKANVKKAGENVKDAFNS; from the coding sequence ATGGGACTCGATGACAAGATCAAGAACGCCGCACAGGACATCGCCGGCAAGGCGAAGGAAGCTGCCGGCAAGGTGACCGACAACGAGAAGCTCGAGGCGGAGGGCCGCGCCGATCAGGCGAAGGCCAACGTCAAGAAGGCTGGCGAGAACGTCAAGGACGCTTTCAACAGCTGA
- a CDS encoding SDR family oxidoreductase → MTELTQPTGHEEALRALPRDDGSAPRALVLGATGYIGGRLTPRLLNAGYRVRALARDAARAASFPWGAECEIVEGSADYADAVAEAMKDVDVVYYLIHSMTAGKGFEESDERAATTVADAAAKAGVRRIVYLGGLHPDDVKLSPHLRSRVRVGEIFLESGVPTLVLQAGVVIGSGSASFEMIRHLTDVLPYMPAPKWVRNRIQPIAVRDVLHYLLGAARVDDEVNRAVDIGGPDVLRYGQMMNGYALEAGLRQRAIASLPVLTPGLASHWVNLVTPVPRSIARPLVASLQNECIVKDHAIDELIPQPEGGLTPYRTAVSLALGRDAADTIETSWQDAEVSGAPSDPLPSDPDWAGRTVFTDTRKLRTAAPVDSLWRVIIGIGGSNGWYSSKFLWAVRGWMDRLVGGVGLRRGRRSKAEARVGDAIDFWRVEAVEEPGRATDSSPASGGLLRLRAEMKVPGDAWLELRALPDGDGSRYEQRAVFFPRGLAGRLYWLGVLPFHGFIFAGMAARITDAAAVPVETVADGAASASGAASSASASGAAGSASASGAASVVS, encoded by the coding sequence ATGACCGAGCTCACGCAGCCCACCGGGCACGAAGAGGCCCTGCGCGCCCTCCCCCGCGACGACGGATCCGCGCCTCGCGCCCTGGTGCTCGGTGCCACCGGATACATCGGCGGACGGCTGACACCACGACTACTGAACGCCGGATACCGGGTGCGCGCACTGGCGCGTGACGCCGCACGAGCGGCATCCTTCCCCTGGGGTGCCGAGTGCGAGATCGTCGAGGGTTCGGCCGACTATGCCGATGCCGTCGCCGAGGCCATGAAAGACGTCGACGTCGTCTACTACCTGATCCACTCGATGACCGCGGGCAAGGGATTCGAAGAGAGCGATGAGCGAGCGGCCACCACGGTGGCGGATGCCGCGGCGAAGGCCGGCGTGCGACGCATCGTCTACCTCGGCGGCCTGCACCCCGACGACGTGAAGCTGTCGCCGCATCTGCGCTCGCGCGTGCGGGTCGGCGAGATCTTCCTCGAGTCGGGTGTGCCGACGCTGGTGCTGCAGGCGGGCGTCGTGATCGGCTCGGGTTCTGCGTCGTTCGAGATGATCCGTCACCTCACCGATGTGCTGCCGTACATGCCGGCGCCGAAGTGGGTGCGCAACCGCATCCAGCCGATCGCCGTGCGCGACGTGCTGCACTACCTGCTGGGTGCTGCCCGCGTGGACGACGAGGTGAATCGCGCAGTGGACATCGGCGGGCCAGACGTGCTGCGCTACGGCCAGATGATGAACGGCTATGCGCTCGAAGCCGGACTCCGTCAGCGTGCGATCGCCTCTCTGCCGGTGCTGACCCCCGGTCTCGCCTCGCACTGGGTGAATCTCGTGACGCCGGTTCCGCGGTCGATCGCACGCCCGCTCGTCGCGTCGCTGCAGAACGAGTGCATCGTGAAGGACCACGCGATCGACGAGCTGATTCCGCAGCCCGAGGGCGGGCTGACCCCGTACCGCACGGCGGTCTCGCTCGCGCTGGGTCGCGACGCCGCCGACACCATCGAGACGAGCTGGCAGGATGCCGAAGTCTCGGGCGCTCCGAGCGATCCCCTGCCGAGCGACCCGGACTGGGCCGGACGCACCGTGTTCACCGATACCCGCAAGCTGCGCACCGCCGCACCGGTCGACAGCCTGTGGCGAGTGATCATCGGCATCGGCGGGTCGAACGGCTGGTATTCGTCGAAGTTCCTGTGGGCTGTGCGCGGGTGGATGGACCGCCTCGTCGGCGGAGTCGGCCTTCGCCGCGGACGCCGCAGCAAGGCAGAGGCGCGGGTCGGAGACGCGATCGACTTCTGGCGCGTCGAGGCCGTCGAGGAGCCCGGACGAGCGACCGACTCGTCACCCGCGAGCGGCGGACTGCTGCGCCTGCGCGCCGAGATGAAGGTGCCGGGCGATGCGTGGCTCGAGCTGCGCGCCCTGCCCGACGGCGACGGGTCGCGCTACGAGCAGCGCGCCGTGTTCTTCCCCCGAGGGCTCGCCGGCCGGTTGTACTGGCTCGGCGTACTGCCGTTCCACGGCTTCATCTTCGCGGGCATGGCGGCGAGGATCACCGACGCTGCGGCGGTGCCGGTCGAGACGGTCGCGGATGGTGCAGCATCCGCTTCGGGCGCGGCGAGTTCGGCATCCGCTTCGGGTGCGGCAGGTTCGGCATCCGCTTCGGGCGCGGCATCCGTCGTCAGCTGA
- a CDS encoding MFS transporter yields the protein MSDPLKSTTPNLWQRLIRRLRPGADEPRRLTVDDVTVVDRPMLRRAVAGTVVGNLMEWYDIGIYGYLAVIIGRAFLPDASAGAQSLFSLGVFAVTFIARPLGGVVLGQLGDRLGRQRVLAFTLIMMAAATFLIGVLPDFSVIGIWAPILLIVLKLAQGFSTGGEYAGATTFITEYAPDKSRGFYASLLDLGSYMGFAIGAAFVSILQLTLSAETMQGFAWRIPFLVALPLGLIAIYFRLKIEDTPAFQEAKESAERAADDAQKAADAPKGVLALIRAYWRELLTAFVLVAAANTVGYALTSYMPTYLTGTLGYDEVHGTLLTLPVLVAMALSIPLTGKLSDRIGRRKVLFIGSISAIVLAVPSFLFMMHGEIWSTLLGLVLLAFPVTFYVANLASSLPALFPTSSRYGGMGISYNLAVALFAGTAPVVMEALVQLTGSSLAPAFYVIGTSIAGFIAVVVLKESARRPLPGAMPSVQTIEEAVELVETQEENPDLDLDELFPERVVVAADAEGEANAQAKTDPGRV from the coding sequence ATGTCCGATCCCCTGAAGAGCACCACCCCGAACCTGTGGCAGCGACTGATCCGTCGTCTGCGACCCGGCGCGGACGAACCACGACGTCTCACGGTCGACGACGTCACCGTGGTCGACCGCCCGATGCTGCGCCGCGCAGTCGCCGGCACGGTGGTCGGCAACCTCATGGAGTGGTACGACATCGGCATCTACGGCTATCTCGCCGTGATCATCGGCCGCGCGTTCCTGCCCGATGCATCAGCCGGTGCGCAGTCGCTCTTCTCGCTCGGCGTGTTCGCGGTGACCTTCATCGCCCGTCCGCTCGGCGGCGTCGTGCTCGGCCAGCTCGGCGATCGGCTCGGCCGTCAGCGCGTGCTGGCCTTCACGCTGATCATGATGGCCGCGGCGACGTTCCTCATCGGCGTGCTCCCCGACTTCTCGGTGATCGGCATCTGGGCGCCGATCCTGCTCATCGTGCTCAAGCTCGCGCAGGGCTTCTCGACCGGTGGCGAGTATGCCGGTGCCACGACGTTCATCACCGAATACGCGCCGGACAAGAGTCGCGGGTTCTATGCCTCGCTGCTCGACCTCGGGTCGTACATGGGCTTCGCGATCGGCGCCGCGTTCGTGTCGATCCTGCAGCTGACGCTGTCGGCAGAGACGATGCAGGGCTTCGCCTGGCGCATCCCGTTCCTCGTCGCACTGCCGCTCGGGCTCATCGCGATCTACTTCCGTCTCAAGATCGAAGACACCCCCGCCTTCCAGGAGGCGAAGGAGTCGGCCGAGCGTGCAGCCGACGACGCGCAGAAGGCCGCCGATGCGCCGAAGGGCGTCCTCGCGCTGATCCGCGCGTACTGGCGCGAGCTGCTGACCGCTTTCGTGCTCGTCGCCGCGGCCAACACCGTCGGCTACGCTCTCACGTCGTACATGCCGACGTACCTCACCGGCACGCTGGGCTATGACGAGGTGCACGGCACGCTGCTCACGCTCCCGGTGCTCGTGGCGATGGCCCTCAGCATCCCCCTGACCGGCAAGCTGTCCGACCGCATCGGGCGCAGGAAGGTGCTGTTCATCGGCTCGATCTCGGCGATCGTGCTCGCGGTGCCGTCGTTCCTGTTCATGATGCACGGCGAGATCTGGTCGACCCTGCTCGGGCTCGTGCTGCTCGCCTTCCCGGTGACCTTCTACGTCGCGAACCTCGCGTCGTCGCTGCCCGCGCTGTTCCCCACGTCGTCGCGGTACGGCGGCATGGGCATCTCGTACAACCTCGCCGTCGCGCTCTTCGCCGGCACGGCGCCGGTCGTCATGGAGGCGCTCGTGCAGCTCACCGGCTCGTCGCTCGCGCCGGCCTTCTATGTCATCGGCACGTCGATCGCCGGTTTCATCGCCGTGGTCGTGCTCAAGGAGTCGGCGCGCAGGCCGCTGCCCGGCGCGATGCCGAGCGTGCAGACGATCGAGGAGGCCGTCGAACTGGTCGAGACGCAGGAGGAGAACCCCGATCTCGATCTCGACGAGCTGTTCCCCGAGCGGGTGGTCGTCGCAGCGGATGCCGAGGGTGAGGCGAACGCTCAGGCGAAGACCGACCCCGGAAGAGTCTGA